The Candidatus Sysuiplasma jiujiangense genome includes a window with the following:
- a CDS encoding GAF domain-containing sensor histidine kinase: MAGAREKIISYFKFWYPPVIAAAVPIGITIIMAVLGLSLGSSSMDMGIDLGSVVYLIIMTSAICTAYLLRYKELELRYDLISAAAFFQFLLICIVISVYFPMTTLDIALPMTGLATIIVLAAGIPWSTTREKWPPSLMSLWMLVPTVMTFAFLYSLKNVSVDVFEFLSNNLNDTLVNVLVITIALILILNLRHRAFKPFRYSFHGIIAFSFLLIASTVIHFLSTRKLDLAWWISSLLVWQSLLFVLWGNFRDYTWFTEDEKHTYQLMNQAQNSLRRETPARLSTGIVNTISSELKGAGSFSYTSTDGNDWELEDEVVPSGTEAGSMPPRLNFRTRELMLDEPDVFISSSDITETGRRLKEVSVVPCGGAVFRAPNGRFHFLGIREAGRQWWERYEIIMLKSIVLALGLAAYQRETSAKRAKMIMQLLSITHAVERIFSASDPEELRSNVIRLISDDLGFDNVSLWSAEENDILVPRNFVWRGRKERELNSNDILRFGVGIIGTVAGTGKPLLANDVTAEPVYVNPIGSDTRSEYAVPVMQDDRVIAVLDVQSNQKNSFDSMDTEVIDTIAMLIAAGFDFYRLRSDLNEGKKLAEVRAGLVSHDLRNMFQAMRVFLQLLRSDLSANRSVPAKDLDYIANIDSSIDASLEFLGNVLKIFKTESGTLELTSFDLREVLEKSASIVKLNFPSRDIRFMFSIDTSPTILVGNSLIGEVFSNLFSNSAKYCDKAQVIVEVTAQKCSRKGRETVSVRVTDNGRGIPRNRFASVFNRFHTATGGAGLGLSLVKKIMDSISAEIELVENVPGDINGGTSFILYFMPFT, from the coding sequence TTGGCAGGCGCTCGTGAAAAAATAATCAGTTACTTTAAATTCTGGTATCCGCCCGTAATTGCCGCTGCTGTGCCGATAGGCATTACCATAATTATGGCTGTACTGGGACTTTCCCTCGGTTCCAGTTCGATGGACATGGGTATTGACCTTGGTTCTGTCGTGTATCTGATCATAATGACGTCCGCAATATGCACGGCTTATCTGCTCAGGTACAAAGAGCTTGAACTCAGGTATGACTTAATCTCGGCAGCGGCATTTTTTCAGTTTCTTCTCATCTGTATTGTCATATCTGTTTATTTCCCCATGACAACATTGGACATCGCTTTGCCGATGACCGGCCTGGCAACCATCATTGTTCTGGCAGCCGGCATCCCGTGGAGTACCACGAGGGAAAAGTGGCCGCCGAGTCTAATGTCTTTATGGATGTTGGTGCCCACTGTAATGACGTTTGCTTTTCTTTATTCTCTTAAGAACGTGTCCGTGGACGTTTTCGAGTTTCTGTCCAACAATCTGAATGATACACTTGTCAATGTGCTAGTTATCACAATAGCGCTCATTCTCATCCTCAATCTCCGGCATCGCGCGTTCAAACCGTTTCGTTACAGTTTCCATGGCATCATCGCATTTTCGTTTCTGCTCATTGCTTCTACCGTGATTCACTTCCTGTCGACCAGAAAACTCGATCTCGCATGGTGGATTTCCAGCCTACTTGTCTGGCAATCGCTGCTGTTCGTGTTGTGGGGTAATTTCAGGGATTACACGTGGTTTACAGAAGACGAAAAACACACTTATCAGCTGATGAATCAGGCGCAGAACAGTTTGAGGAGAGAGACGCCTGCGAGACTCTCGACAGGCATTGTCAATACCATTTCCTCTGAACTCAAGGGCGCAGGAAGTTTCAGCTACACATCAACGGATGGAAATGACTGGGAGCTTGAAGATGAGGTTGTGCCGTCCGGCACAGAGGCCGGATCCATGCCTCCGAGACTCAATTTCAGAACAAGGGAACTGATGCTGGATGAGCCAGACGTTTTCATCAGTTCTTCTGACATCACGGAGACAGGCAGAAGATTGAAGGAAGTATCGGTAGTTCCGTGTGGCGGGGCCGTCTTCAGAGCGCCAAACGGCAGATTCCATTTTTTAGGTATCAGAGAAGCAGGACGGCAGTGGTGGGAAAGATATGAAATCATAATGCTCAAATCGATTGTCCTTGCACTGGGACTCGCAGCCTATCAGCGTGAAACGTCGGCAAAGCGCGCAAAAATGATAATGCAGCTCCTGTCAATCACACACGCGGTGGAGAGGATATTCTCGGCATCCGATCCGGAGGAACTCCGCTCGAACGTAATCAGGCTTATTTCGGATGATCTGGGATTCGATAATGTCTCGCTTTGGAGCGCCGAAGAAAATGACATCCTTGTGCCACGCAATTTCGTTTGGAGAGGACGGAAAGAGAGAGAACTGAATTCAAACGATATTCTGCGATTCGGCGTTGGTATTATAGGGACCGTTGCCGGCACCGGCAAACCGCTGCTCGCGAATGATGTAACTGCTGAACCGGTGTATGTGAATCCGATCGGTTCCGACACCCGGAGCGAATATGCAGTGCCTGTAATGCAGGATGACAGGGTTATTGCCGTCCTCGATGTCCAATCAAATCAGAAAAATTCGTTTGACTCAATGGATACCGAAGTGATAGACACAATTGCAATGTTGATTGCAGCGGGATTTGACTTTTACCGCCTTAGATCTGACCTGAACGAGGGCAAAAAGCTTGCCGAGGTGCGTGCCGGACTTGTTTCGCATGACCTGCGGAATATGTTTCAAGCCATGCGCGTTTTTCTTCAATTGCTTCGCTCGGATCTGTCAGCCAACAGGAGTGTTCCGGCCAAAGATCTGGATTACATCGCGAATATCGACAGTTCGATAGACGCTTCCCTTGAATTTCTTGGAAATGTGCTGAAGATCTTCAAGACAGAGAGCGGAACGCTGGAACTGACATCCTTCGACCTTCGGGAGGTTCTGGAGAAATCTGCTTCAATAGTAAAGCTCAACTTTCCCTCCAGAGACATACGATTCATGTTCAGCATTGATACCAGCCCGACGATTCTGGTCGGAAACAGTCTGATCGGTGAAGTGTTTTCAAACCTGTTCTCCAACTCCGCAAAATATTGCGACAAGGCACAGGTAATTGTGGAAGTCACAGCGCAAAAATGCAGTCGCAAAGGAAGAGAAACAGTAAGCGTCAGGGTCACAGACAATGGCAGAGGCATACCACGCAATCGTTTTGCATCAGTATTTAACAGATTTCATACTGCCACAGGGGGAGCGGGTCTTGGTCTCTCGCTGGTAAAGAAAATCATGGACAGCATCAGTGCGGAAATAGAACTGGTGGAGAATGTCCCTGGCGATATCAACGGCGGAACTTCGTTCATACTGTATTTCATGCCATTCACGTGA
- the mvaD gene encoding diphosphomevalonate decarboxylase, whose product MSSKATAVAHPMQGLIKYHGLRDERLRLPYHDSISVATAPLTTTTTVEFGDFAANDVSIDGRKVSGRPLERVENVMERVMSIASVSGKYRIVSRSDFTSGIGLGASASGFAALATAACEAAGLKIGVQELSAIARLGAGSATRSVVGGFARWQAGAGDHDSVAYSIAGPEELQMGIIVGIVKTVKQTEDAHREVLTSPLFQGRLSYLHTALADMTLAIKSGDVPKIGELAEKDTLMLHAITMTGNSGMILWKPDTLLIIEAVRQMRKEGLHSYFSIDTGATVYINCPDDEIREVENRIGSLGIETLRCSVGGASRIVKKHLF is encoded by the coding sequence TTGTCGTCAAAAGCAACAGCCGTAGCACACCCGATGCAGGGTCTGATAAAATACCACGGTCTGAGGGATGAAAGGCTGCGCCTTCCCTATCATGATTCGATTTCAGTTGCAACGGCTCCGCTTACGACAACAACGACTGTCGAATTCGGTGATTTTGCTGCAAACGATGTCAGCATCGACGGCAGGAAGGTTTCCGGCAGGCCTCTTGAAAGGGTCGAAAACGTCATGGAAAGGGTCATGTCGATTGCGTCCGTCAGTGGAAAATACAGAATAGTCTCCAGGAGCGATTTTACCTCGGGTATCGGGCTCGGAGCCTCGGCATCGGGTTTTGCAGCGCTTGCGACTGCTGCATGTGAAGCTGCAGGCCTTAAAATCGGCGTTCAGGAGCTTTCTGCAATAGCAAGACTGGGAGCCGGTTCAGCAACACGATCCGTGGTGGGCGGCTTTGCCAGATGGCAGGCCGGAGCGGGAGACCATGACAGCGTCGCCTATTCCATTGCCGGACCCGAAGAACTGCAGATGGGCATCATTGTCGGCATCGTCAAAACGGTAAAGCAAACGGAGGATGCTCACAGAGAGGTTCTCACATCACCGCTTTTCCAGGGAAGACTGTCCTATCTCCATACGGCACTTGCTGACATGACCCTGGCCATAAAGTCCGGGGATGTGCCGAAGATCGGCGAACTGGCAGAGAAGGACACCCTGATGCTGCATGCCATAACGATGACAGGGAACAGCGGCATGATTCTGTGGAAGCCCGATACACTCCTGATTATTGAGGCAGTTCGGCAGATGAGGAAAGAAGGTTTGCATTCCTATTTCTCCATAGATACGGGTGCAACAGTTTACATAAACTGCCCGGATGATGAAATAAGGGAAGTTGAAAACAGAATAGGCTCACTCGGAATCGAAACGCTGAGATGCAGTGTTGGCGGCGCGAGCCGCATTGTGAAGAAACATTTATTCTGA
- a CDS encoding archease translates to MKYKLLDHTADIRIQAFGTDLNEIFENSAYALFDQIVDLSTVVPKGEEKIEIEARSADSLLVDYLNELIFIESAMGILFSSFSVNVSGTRLRSSVRGEKIDRKRHLLKDDVKAVTYHMLELNIEKGYAKFIIDV, encoded by the coding sequence GTGAAATACAAGCTTCTGGACCACACGGCTGATATAAGAATTCAGGCATTCGGTACAGACCTTAACGAAATATTCGAAAACTCGGCATATGCACTGTTTGACCAGATTGTTGATCTGAGTACCGTGGTGCCAAAGGGTGAGGAAAAGATCGAGATCGAGGCACGTTCGGCCGACAGCCTGCTTGTTGATTACCTGAATGAGCTCATCTTCATTGAGAGTGCGATGGGAATCCTCTTCTCATCGTTTTCGGTAAACGTCAGTGGGACACGCCTCAGATCCTCGGTCAGGGGAGAAAAGATTGACAGGAAACGACACCTGCTTAAGGATGACGTCAAAGCTGTCACATACCACATGCTTGAATTAAATATTGAAAAAGGTTATGCAAAATTCATAATTGATGTTTGA
- a CDS encoding PaaI family thioesterase yields the protein MSDDSGDFKGDFKILAQLSSIIKGDPFLGHLGVEVVEIDFGYAKLKMPESGIVLRHGGIVNGGAISALIDAAGGTATATVNRGKNQVTIELKINFLEPVRMGEMTCVAKVVRGGRNIVVSDMELFDCNGKLCAKGIGTWMILYEEKFKV from the coding sequence ATGTCTGATGATTCAGGCGATTTCAAAGGTGATTTCAAAATACTTGCACAACTTTCCTCCATCATAAAGGGTGATCCGTTTCTTGGTCACCTTGGTGTCGAGGTTGTGGAGATTGACTTCGGTTATGCCAAATTGAAAATGCCAGAGAGCGGTATTGTCCTCAGGCATGGCGGAATAGTGAACGGGGGTGCAATCAGCGCACTGATTGATGCTGCAGGCGGAACAGCAACAGCTACCGTAAACAGGGGAAAGAATCAGGTAACAATTGAACTCAAGATAAATTTTCTCGAGCCGGTCAGGATGGGCGAGATGACATGCGTTGCAAAAGTCGTCCGGGGCGGGCGCAATATAGTTGTCAGTGATATGGAACTTTTTGACTGCAATGGCAAACTGTGCGCGAAAGGCATAGGCACCTGGATGATACTTTATGAAGAGAAATTCAAGGTCTGA
- the nth gene encoding endonuclease III produces the protein MKRNSRSEFQKPAFPTAKAARSVSELRNPENVLRSRVRSILSVLKRKYPDARCALNFSTPEELLVATILSAQCTDNAVNRVTANLFSSYSVPAGLAGAELSDIRKIVKPCGYYRQKSRYIREACRLIVRNYNGGVPRTMEGLLELPGVARKTANVVLSVAFGINEGIAVDTHVLRLSVRLGLVTVKNATAAERQLMEIVDTKHWGDFTTLLIAHGRTICRARKPLCASCALNKLCPSAFNFND, from the coding sequence ATGAAGAGAAATTCAAGGTCTGAATTTCAAAAGCCTGCCTTCCCCACCGCAAAGGCGGCCAGAAGTGTTTCCGAACTGAGAAATCCGGAAAATGTGCTGAGATCGCGTGTACGCAGTATCTTATCGGTGCTGAAGCGAAAATATCCTGATGCACGTTGCGCTTTGAATTTTTCCACACCGGAAGAGCTTCTTGTTGCGACTATACTCTCTGCACAGTGCACTGATAATGCTGTCAACAGGGTGACAGCGAACCTCTTCTCCTCGTATTCGGTACCCGCCGGCCTGGCAGGCGCAGAACTTTCCGATATAAGGAAGATCGTGAAACCCTGCGGGTATTACAGGCAGAAATCCAGATACATCAGGGAAGCGTGCCGTTTGATTGTCAGAAATTACAACGGCGGCGTTCCACGGACAATGGAGGGCCTGCTTGAATTACCCGGTGTAGCGAGAAAAACAGCAAACGTTGTCCTTTCTGTCGCCTTCGGCATCAACGAAGGCATAGCGGTTGATACACACGTGCTCCGCCTTTCCGTCAGACTTGGCCTTGTAACGGTTAAAAACGCAACCGCTGCTGAAAGGCAACTTATGGAGATTGTAGACACAAAGCACTGGGGGGATTTCACCACGCTGCTGATTGCACATGGAAGAACGATCTGCAGGGCAAGGAAACCGCTCTGCGCATCCTGCGCTCTCAACAAACTGTGTCCATCCGCATTCAATTTCAACGATTGA
- the acnA gene encoding aconitate hydratase AcnA, with translation MAAKSGVSRLHSSWNTLDAFKLDDDEQIHYYSLPALEREGIGKIHTLPLSIRIVLESLLRNIDGVSVRENDVVSLANWNASHPADVEVPFKVARVLMQDFTGVPAVVDLAAMREAVKKCGSNPDIVQPQVPVDLVIDHSVQVDSFGSSDSFMINREKEFERNAERYSFLKWASGAFRNFRVMPPSLGIVHQVNLEYLATCVTVNEIEGRKLAYPDTLVGTDSHTTMVNGIGVLGFGVGGIEAEAAMLDQPVTFAQPEVVGVNIRNRLPEGVTATDLTLTLTQMLRKENVVGKFVEFFGDGIKSLSIPDRATMSNMCPEYGATIALFPIDEETLSYLKATARSSKHLEVIRRYYKAQEFSGIDYSLVKFSKTVDLDLSGIEPSVAGPKLPQSRVSLSGIRNNFVSHFFDSSPPAANHGGAANQLYEGGNATTGLQTEVHRNPERKTVAVEYPPGNKTELSDGDVVIAAITSCTNTSNPAVMIAAGLLAKKAVEKGLSVQRKVKTSLAPGSRVVTDYLRKAGLSKPLEQLGFYLVGYGCTTCIGNSGPLPEPISKAIAANNLSACSVLSGNRNFEARIHNDVRANYLMSPPLVVAFALAGTVLIDMTTQPLSMTKDGREVYLRDIWPSSAEIQNVMNNAITPEMYRERYSNFQNANEEWNRLESPSGLLYRWDENSTYIQLPPFFSGFDPSESGAVKSIKDARVLCVFGDSVTTDHISPAGAFSPDTPAGKYLIEKGVQPSEFNTYGSRRGNDRIMTRGTFANKRIKNLLLPGTEGGFTLHFPDRRKMTIFDAAVEYGKESVPLVVIAGSEYGSGSSRDWAAKGPMLLGVKAVIAKSFERIHRSNLIGMGVLPLQFEEGKDPETLSIDFSGTLSIILDQNIGPRDHAMLSYTNRSGSPSEAKLIVRLDTEVEVEYFKTGGILPFVLKRLLRAA, from the coding sequence ATGGCAGCAAAAAGCGGCGTTTCCCGCCTTCACAGCAGCTGGAATACGCTTGACGCATTCAAACTGGATGACGATGAGCAGATTCATTATTATTCCCTTCCCGCGCTCGAAAGAGAAGGCATAGGCAAAATACACACACTTCCTCTTTCAATCAGGATTGTTCTGGAGTCACTTCTCAGGAATATTGACGGTGTTTCGGTTAGGGAGAATGATGTAGTTTCACTCGCAAACTGGAATGCTTCACACCCCGCCGATGTGGAGGTTCCTTTCAAAGTTGCAAGGGTGCTGATGCAGGATTTTACAGGTGTGCCTGCTGTTGTGGACCTTGCTGCAATGAGGGAGGCCGTAAAGAAGTGCGGCTCGAATCCTGACATCGTTCAGCCTCAGGTTCCTGTTGATCTTGTAATAGACCATTCTGTTCAGGTGGACTCGTTTGGCTCATCCGACTCGTTTATGATAAACAGGGAGAAAGAGTTTGAAAGAAACGCGGAACGCTACTCGTTTCTGAAATGGGCGTCCGGCGCATTCAGGAATTTCAGGGTAATGCCGCCATCACTTGGAATCGTCCATCAGGTAAACTTGGAGTATCTTGCCACCTGCGTCACTGTGAATGAGATTGAAGGCAGAAAACTCGCTTATCCAGACACACTCGTTGGCACGGACTCCCATACTACCATGGTCAATGGAATCGGTGTTCTCGGTTTTGGGGTCGGCGGAATCGAAGCTGAGGCAGCCATGCTGGATCAGCCTGTGACTTTTGCGCAACCGGAGGTCGTCGGAGTGAACATCAGAAACAGGCTCCCGGAAGGTGTCACGGCGACTGATCTGACGCTCACTCTGACGCAAATGCTCAGAAAGGAAAATGTCGTTGGCAAATTCGTCGAATTTTTCGGGGACGGGATAAAGAGCCTTAGCATTCCTGACAGGGCAACAATGTCAAACATGTGTCCTGAGTACGGTGCGACAATTGCCCTGTTTCCTATTGACGAAGAAACACTGTCTTACCTTAAGGCGACGGCAAGAAGTTCTAAGCATCTTGAAGTCATAAGACGATATTACAAAGCTCAGGAATTTTCTGGCATCGACTATTCCCTGGTGAAGTTCAGCAAAACGGTCGACCTTGATCTGTCAGGAATTGAGCCCAGCGTCGCAGGGCCAAAACTTCCGCAGTCAAGGGTTTCGCTTTCAGGCATCAGGAATAATTTTGTTTCACATTTTTTTGACAGCTCTCCCCCGGCGGCCAATCATGGTGGCGCGGCCAATCAGCTTTATGAGGGCGGAAATGCAACAACCGGTCTCCAGACAGAGGTTCATAGGAATCCGGAACGGAAAACCGTGGCTGTCGAATATCCTCCGGGTAACAAGACAGAACTTTCGGACGGGGACGTAGTCATTGCGGCGATCACGAGCTGCACGAATACAAGCAATCCTGCCGTCATGATAGCAGCCGGCCTCCTGGCAAAAAAGGCGGTTGAGAAAGGACTGTCAGTCCAGAGGAAGGTAAAAACGAGCCTGGCACCAGGCTCACGGGTTGTGACAGACTATCTCAGAAAGGCGGGGCTTTCGAAACCGCTAGAGCAGCTTGGATTCTACCTTGTCGGTTACGGATGCACCACTTGCATCGGAAACAGCGGCCCGCTGCCGGAGCCCATTTCAAAGGCCATTGCAGCCAATAACCTTTCAGCATGCAGCGTTCTTTCCGGCAACAGGAATTTTGAGGCGAGAATACACAATGATGTCAGGGCGAATTATCTAATGTCACCTCCGCTCGTTGTTGCCTTCGCACTTGCAGGCACCGTGCTCATCGACATGACAACGCAACCGCTCTCCATGACAAAGGACGGCAGGGAAGTCTACCTGAGGGACATCTGGCCTTCTTCTGCCGAGATACAGAACGTCATGAACAATGCAATTACTCCCGAAATGTACAGGGAGCGGTATTCCAATTTCCAGAACGCCAATGAGGAATGGAACAGACTTGAATCGCCGTCGGGCCTGCTATACAGATGGGATGAAAACAGCACCTACATCCAGCTTCCACCGTTTTTCAGCGGTTTTGACCCCTCGGAGTCCGGTGCGGTAAAATCGATCAAGGATGCAAGGGTGCTCTGCGTGTTCGGAGATTCGGTGACGACGGATCACATCTCTCCTGCAGGTGCATTCTCACCTGATACGCCTGCGGGAAAATATCTCATTGAAAAAGGAGTCCAGCCTTCCGAATTCAATACTTACGGCTCAAGACGCGGAAATGACAGAATAATGACCAGAGGGACATTTGCGAACAAGAGGATCAAAAACCTGCTGCTGCCGGGGACCGAGGGCGGATTCACACTCCACTTCCCTGACAGGAGGAAGATGACAATTTTCGATGCAGCAGTGGAATACGGCAAGGAAAGTGTGCCGCTTGTTGTCATAGCCGGCAGCGAATATGGTTCAGGCAGCTCCAGGGACTGGGCAGCGAAGGGACCCATGCTCCTGGGCGTAAAGGCGGTAATTGCGAAGAGCTTTGAACGAATACACAGGAGCAACCTGATCGGCATGGGAGTGCTGCCTCTTCAGTTTGAGGAAGGCAAGGACCCGGAGACTCTTTCCATTGACTTTTCCGGGACTCTTTCAATTATCCTGGATCAGAACATAGGTCCAAGAGACCATGCCATGTTGTCATATACGAATCGCTCAGGTTCTCCTTCGGAAGCAAAGCTCATTGTAAGGCTTGATACCGAAGTGGAAGTGGAGTACTTCAAAACTGGCGGCATCCTGCCCTTTGTTCTCAAGCGGCTCCTAAGAGCAGCATGA
- a CDS encoding aminopeptidase P family protein: protein MQQRYERLFKILNGSTDAVVIANGSDNHVDHNFRYFVRPNSGIFEGSVAIITKRGIHVITSPLEAPALDGLDVQFDVIRTKNDMGNLLRKSLHGFSTIGMNFPAVTHESFRSIRKAFKGKIVDCSGQLADCRAVKDEGEISDIARSCRIASRVADMIPGFLKEGMTERKLSSLISKALYEQGSESPSFAPIVSFGRTSAIPHYSPGDLKLKRGNLVLADFGGTYKRYCSDITRTFVFGKASSRQKNLYETVLRAQSAAMSEISPGATGKDVDAAARNVIDSSEFKGTFIHSLGHGLGLQVHDGLPSLSPSSKGKLESGMVVTVEPGAYLQGFGGVRIEDDVVVTSSSPRILTDADRQLIEC, encoded by the coding sequence ATGCAGCAGAGATACGAAAGACTTTTTAAAATACTGAACGGCTCGACAGATGCAGTTGTCATTGCCAACGGAAGCGACAACCATGTAGATCATAATTTCAGGTATTTTGTGAGGCCGAACTCGGGGATTTTTGAAGGATCTGTTGCGATAATAACAAAGCGCGGTATTCATGTCATCACTTCTCCGCTTGAGGCTCCTGCACTTGACGGCCTTGACGTTCAATTCGATGTCATCAGGACGAAGAACGACATGGGTAATCTTCTGAGGAAGAGTCTACACGGATTCAGCACAATAGGAATGAATTTTCCGGCAGTAACGCATGAATCATTCAGGAGCATAAGGAAGGCTTTCAAGGGCAAAATAGTGGACTGTTCCGGCCAGTTGGCAGACTGTAGGGCAGTAAAGGATGAAGGGGAAATATCGGACATAGCCAGATCATGCAGGATTGCATCCAGGGTTGCCGACATGATACCCGGTTTTCTGAAGGAAGGCATGACCGAAAGGAAGCTTTCCTCCCTGATATCGAAGGCTCTTTATGAGCAGGGAAGCGAATCCCCTTCCTTCGCTCCCATCGTTTCGTTCGGCAGGACAAGCGCCATACCACACTACTCTCCTGGTGATTTGAAGCTGAAAAGAGGCAATCTTGTTCTTGCAGACTTTGGCGGAACATACAAAAGGTATTGCTCGGATATCACCAGAACTTTTGTCTTCGGAAAGGCAAGCAGCAGGCAGAAGAATCTCTATGAAACGGTCCTCAGGGCCCAGTCTGCCGCCATGTCGGAGATAAGCCCTGGCGCAACGGGGAAGGACGTCGATGCGGCGGCCCGAAATGTCATCGACAGCAGTGAATTCAAGGGAACTTTCATTCACAGTCTGGGGCATGGCCTAGGCCTTCAGGTGCATGACGGGCTGCCGTCGCTTTCCCCTTCGTCAAAGGGAAAACTCGAAAGTGGAATGGTCGTGACGGTTGAGCCCGGTGCATATCTGCAGGGTTTCGGCGGTGTGCGTATAGAAGACGACGTGGTTGTGACTTCATCCTCTCCGAGGATACTCACAGATGCAGACAGGCAGCTCATCGAGTGCTGA
- a CDS encoding ABC transporter permease codes for MGSFETILRKAYLFTFIRGLRIWTTYKSQAVFTVLQWILPVFLYFFVASYLTSQISSSISAFGGSYIAFFVIGLAFQGYVSAMVASLSQRIRTEEEMGTLEHLMLSPTRPGAILLYTLLWPILLNSMEAAMVLSIGVYLLGVHLHVNAFATALAILLILASNGGIGMMAAAYTLFAKQGNPISLFFSTFSIFISGVVFPVTILPPSIRVIAYALPLTYGLEALRYTMLDGATIQSIMPLIEYLGAACVVTIPLGLYLFRRAFNFVRNEGTLSGY; via the coding sequence ATGGGCAGCTTCGAGACAATACTCAGGAAAGCCTATCTGTTCACATTCATTCGGGGACTGAGAATCTGGACTACCTACAAGTCACAGGCAGTATTCACGGTACTTCAATGGATACTGCCCGTTTTCCTGTACTTCTTTGTTGCCTCCTATCTGACAAGCCAGATATCGTCTTCCATCTCTGCGTTCGGCGGCTCGTATATTGCATTCTTTGTAATAGGGCTTGCATTCCAGGGATATGTCAGCGCAATGGTGGCATCTCTTTCCCAGAGGATAAGGACTGAGGAAGAAATGGGGACGCTGGAACATCTGATGCTATCACCCACAAGACCGGGCGCCATATTGCTTTACACGCTTCTGTGGCCGATCCTGCTCAATTCGATGGAGGCGGCAATGGTCCTGTCAATAGGAGTCTATCTCCTCGGAGTACACCTGCATGTGAACGCGTTTGCGACTGCACTGGCCATACTGCTGATACTTGCAAGCAACGGCGGAATAGGGATGATGGCTGCAGCCTATACGCTCTTCGCAAAACAGGGAAATCCAATATCGCTGTTTTTCAGCACATTCAGCATATTCATCTCCGGCGTTGTCTTCCCGGTAACAATACTTCCTCCATCCATCAGGGTTATTGCCTACGCTCTTCCTCTGACCTACGGACTTGAAGCGCTGCGCTATACAATGCTTGACGGTGCCACAATTCAGTCGATTATGCCGCTGATAGAGTATCTTGGAGCAGCATGCGTTGTTACCATACCGCTTGGTCTGTACCTGTTCAGGAGGGCCTTCAACTTTGTTCGAAATGAGGGAACGCTTTCTGGTTACTGA
- a CDS encoding ZPR1 zinc finger domain-containing protein: MDKDKETASPASNGESQDIVDGEPVKVFVDLPCIACTEKKVVNTLISLSLPFIGKAMQTTFVCTSCGFKHSDIIILENRGPRRFELLVDSIGALNSRVVRSNSGTIRIPEIGVCVEPGTASESFVSNVEGVLDRVLEVVTIVKRDAELDIFEKCESLLERMARMKDGNEPFHLVVEDPYGNSAIIGDGVSVTELDENQARFLQTGETTFDISSGGPDDFMNTSPEKR; this comes from the coding sequence ATGGATAAGGATAAAGAAACAGCGTCGCCGGCCTCCAACGGTGAAAGCCAGGACATCGTCGACGGTGAACCTGTAAAAGTCTTTGTCGATCTGCCGTGCATTGCGTGCACGGAAAAGAAAGTGGTTAACACTCTAATTTCACTTTCACTGCCGTTTATCGGAAAGGCGATGCAGACCACGTTCGTATGCACTTCCTGTGGTTTCAAGCACTCAGATATAATTATACTAGAAAACAGGGGACCCAGAAGATTCGAACTGCTCGTGGATTCCATCGGGGCGCTGAACTCCAGGGTCGTGCGTTCAAATTCAGGCACGATCCGTATTCCTGAAATCGGTGTGTGTGTTGAACCTGGAACGGCCTCGGAAAGTTTTGTATCAAATGTTGAGGGAGTGCTTGACCGCGTTTTGGAGGTCGTCACGATTGTGAAAAGGGACGCTGAACTTGATATATTCGAGAAATGCGAATCACTTCTTGAGAGGATGGCGCGGATGAAGGACGGTAATGAGCCGTTCCATCTTGTTGTGGAGGACCCCTACGGCAACAGCGCCATAATAGGCGACGGCGTCTCTGTAACAGAGCTGGATGAGAATCAAGCCCGCTTCCTGCAGACCGGTGAAACAACCTTTGACATCAGTTCCGGCGGTCCTGACGATTTTATGAACACCAGCCCGGAAAAACGATAA